The following coding sequences are from one Meiothermus cerbereus DSM 11376 window:
- the tsaB gene encoding tRNA (adenosine(37)-N6)-threonylcarbamoyltransferase complex dimerization subunit type 1 TsaB yields MLVLALDTATPYLVLGLPHAERAIRLERRHAEVLWQELEVFLKQAGVGLKELGGIAVGRGPGSYTGLRVGIAAGLGLARGLGIPVTGVDTLEAVALRYQGPVTVVHRTRNELCYTGSYRIEGKQLAVLQSPKRARLGELQPDGLLVVDEPPSGLALARLGQAALQSGRVQVEPLYL; encoded by the coding sequence GTGCTGGTACTTGCGCTGGACACCGCCACCCCCTACCTGGTGCTGGGTTTACCCCATGCCGAGCGCGCCATCCGTCTGGAACGCCGCCATGCCGAGGTGCTGTGGCAGGAGCTCGAGGTCTTCTTGAAGCAGGCTGGGGTCGGGCTCAAGGAACTCGGCGGCATTGCGGTAGGGCGGGGGCCGGGCTCGTATACCGGGCTGCGGGTGGGCATTGCCGCCGGGCTGGGGCTGGCTCGAGGCCTGGGCATTCCGGTAACAGGTGTCGACACGCTGGAAGCCGTGGCGCTGCGCTACCAGGGGCCGGTTACGGTAGTCCACCGCACCCGCAACGAGCTTTGCTACACGGGCAGTTACCGCATCGAGGGCAAACAGCTTGCAGTCTTGCAGTCTCCCAAGCGTGCCCGGCTGGGCGAGCTACAGCCGGACGGATTGCTGGTGGTGGACGAACCCCCTTCCGGCCTGGCCCTGGCCAGGCTGGGCCAGGCTGCCCTGCAGAGCGGGCGTGTTCAGGTTGAACCTTTGTATTTATGA
- the proC gene encoding pyrroline-5-carboxylate reductase yields MKLAIVGVGKMGKSILEGLLRAEILEPSDIGILDTPARMQEVAHATGVNPLRLEDLRRCERILLSVQPKDLAALAPQVAHPNVGYISIMAGVSTAVLSRRLGTRRVVRCMPNLAATIGKSSTAITGPREAEEAGDLEFTRALFATVGDVYELPERLFDAFTGMSASAPAYVALVAEALADGGVKQGIPRAQALQLAADVLIATGELLRRKHPAVLKDEVSSPGGTTIYGLAALEARGVRAALMEAVEAATLRGHELGKDE; encoded by the coding sequence ATGAAATTGGCCATTGTGGGTGTGGGCAAGATGGGCAAGAGCATTTTGGAGGGCTTGTTGCGGGCCGAGATACTCGAGCCCAGCGATATTGGCATCCTCGATACCCCCGCGCGCATGCAGGAGGTGGCCCACGCGACCGGGGTCAACCCCCTGCGCCTGGAGGACTTGCGCCGCTGTGAGCGAATTCTGCTTAGCGTGCAACCCAAAGACCTGGCGGCCCTGGCGCCCCAGGTGGCCCACCCCAACGTGGGGTACATCTCCATTATGGCCGGGGTTTCCACGGCGGTACTGTCCCGCCGTCTGGGTACCCGGCGGGTGGTACGCTGCATGCCCAACCTGGCGGCCACCATAGGCAAAAGCTCCACCGCCATTACCGGCCCCCGCGAGGCCGAGGAGGCCGGCGACTTAGAGTTCACGCGGGCTTTGTTTGCAACTGTCGGCGATGTCTACGAGCTGCCGGAGCGTCTGTTCGATGCCTTTACTGGGATGTCGGCCTCGGCCCCGGCTTATGTGGCGCTGGTAGCGGAAGCCCTGGCCGATGGGGGGGTCAAGCAGGGCATCCCGCGGGCCCAGGCGCTGCAGCTTGCAGCCGATGTGCTGATTGCGACCGGGGAGCTTCTACGGAGAAAACACCCCGCGGTGCTTAAAGATGAGGTCAGCAGCCCTGGCGGAACCACCATATACGGTCTGGCGGCCCTCGAGGCCCGCGGTGTCCGTGCAGCCCTGATGGAGGCCGTAGAAGCCGCCACCCTGAGAGGGCACGAGCTGGGGAAAGACGAGTAA
- a CDS encoding RNA-guided endonuclease TnpB family protein, which produces MQQALTVRIRLAPTPEQERALRSTLVAFADACNHIHTTVPENIRNSARIQQLTYKEVRQRFGLSANLAVRAIARVSMNRKAAKELGSKVKAFKPTSVDYDARIFDLRLRDETASLTTVKGRLRVDLRLSKYHLQKLQGAQPTSATLVDSKGKLWLHVQVKREVPPAAEPQDVIGVDLGRTDIAVTSTGKSWSGQAVTKVRDRYARTRQMVQKNRSKGTRSTRRRAGALLRRLSGKEKRFQKHVNHVVSKAVVSEAQALGAAIALEDLTGIRERTNTQPRNSTERRRSNSWAFHQLRGFVEYKAALAGVRVIPIPPAYTSQTCHHCLHIGKRQGKRFACGNCGWVGDADHNGAQVIRLVGLTVTQPRGSELLSCIFRAPESP; this is translated from the coding sequence GTGCAGCAGGCACTTACCGTGAGAATCAGGCTGGCTCCGACCCCGGAGCAGGAAAGGGCTCTGAGGTCTACGCTGGTCGCCTTCGCGGACGCCTGCAACCACATCCATACGACTGTGCCTGAGAACATCCGCAACAGCGCCCGGATACAGCAGTTGACCTACAAAGAGGTAAGGCAGAGGTTCGGGTTGAGCGCCAACCTCGCGGTAAGGGCCATTGCCCGCGTTTCCATGAACCGCAAGGCGGCAAAGGAGTTGGGCAGCAAAGTCAAGGCCTTCAAGCCCACATCGGTGGACTACGACGCGCGCATCTTTGACCTCCGTTTGCGGGATGAGACGGCCAGCCTGACCACGGTCAAGGGTCGGCTTCGGGTTGACCTTCGACTCTCCAAATACCACCTGCAAAAGCTGCAAGGCGCTCAACCCACCAGCGCCACGCTGGTGGACTCCAAAGGCAAGTTGTGGCTTCATGTGCAGGTCAAGCGGGAGGTTCCCCCGGCGGCTGAACCCCAGGACGTAATCGGGGTGGACCTGGGGAGAACTGACATCGCCGTAACCAGCACCGGCAAAAGCTGGTCGGGCCAGGCGGTAACAAAAGTGCGCGACCGCTACGCCCGTACCCGCCAGATGGTGCAGAAGAACCGCTCGAAAGGCACGCGCAGCACCCGCCGCAGGGCTGGGGCGCTGCTGAGACGGCTGTCGGGCAAAGAAAAGCGTTTTCAGAAGCACGTGAACCACGTGGTCAGCAAGGCCGTCGTCTCGGAAGCTCAGGCTTTGGGTGCGGCCATCGCGCTGGAAGACCTGACGGGCATCCGGGAGCGCACCAACACCCAGCCCAGGAACTCCACGGAGCGCCGCCGCAGCAACAGTTGGGCTTTCCACCAACTGCGCGGGTTTGTGGAGTACAAGGCGGCTTTGGCCGGGGTGCGGGTCATTCCCATACCCCCCGCCTACACCTCGCAGACCTGCCACCACTGCCTGCACATCGGCAAGCGGCAGGGCAAGCGCTTTGCCTGTGGGAACTGTGGGTGGGTGGGGGATGCTGACCATAATGGCGCTCAGGTGATTCGTCTGGTGGGGCTGACCGTAACGCAGCCTCGTGGCTCGGAGTTGCTCTCGTGCATCTTCAGGGCTCCTGAAAGCCCCTGA
- a CDS encoding adenosine-specific kinase, which produces MELQIVKVEKPENLNVILGMSHFIKTVEDLHEALVTAVPGIKFGLAFCEASGKRLIRKTGTSDELINLAVKNAQAIGAGHSFLIVLGEGYFPINVLHAVKACPEVVRIFAATANPLSVIVAEQDDQRGILGVLDGHKPLGVEAEEDIQWRKDILRKFGYKAG; this is translated from the coding sequence ATGGAGCTTCAAATTGTCAAGGTGGAAAAACCGGAAAACCTGAACGTTATCCTGGGCATGAGCCACTTCATCAAGACGGTGGAAGACCTGCATGAAGCCCTGGTTACGGCGGTGCCGGGTATTAAGTTTGGCCTGGCTTTTTGCGAGGCTTCGGGCAAGCGGCTCATCCGCAAAACTGGCACTTCGGATGAACTGATTAATCTGGCTGTTAAGAATGCCCAGGCCATCGGGGCGGGCCACTCCTTTCTGATTGTGCTGGGCGAGGGTTATTTCCCTATCAATGTGCTTCATGCCGTCAAGGCCTGCCCGGAGGTGGTTCGGATTTTTGCCGCAACGGCCAATCCGCTCTCGGTGATTGTGGCCGAGCAAGACGATCAGCGCGGAATTTTAGGTGTTCTGGACGGCCACAAGCCCCTGGGGGTGGAGGCCGAAGAAGACATCCAGTGGCGCAAAGACATCCTGCGTAAGTTTGGCTATAAAGCTGGCTAG
- the bcp gene encoding thioredoxin-dependent thiol peroxidase translates to MLKVGDIAPNFTLPDQEGKLHTLEDYRGKWVVLYFYPKDDTPGCTKEACNFRDEKGRLEELGAVVLGVSADDVNSHGRFHSKYGLNFPLLSNPDKDMIRAYGAWGTKTMYGKEYEGVFRYTYLIDPQGRVARVWEKVKPDEHAHEVAEALIELRQQAV, encoded by the coding sequence ATGCTTAAAGTTGGCGATATTGCTCCAAACTTCACCCTACCGGATCAGGAAGGCAAGCTGCACACCCTCGAGGACTACCGGGGTAAGTGGGTGGTGCTTTATTTTTACCCCAAAGATGATACGCCGGGCTGCACCAAGGAGGCCTGTAATTTTCGTGACGAAAAAGGCCGCCTGGAGGAACTCGGAGCAGTGGTGCTGGGGGTGTCGGCCGACGATGTGAACAGCCACGGGAGGTTTCACAGCAAGTATGGCCTCAATTTTCCCCTGCTGTCCAACCCCGATAAGGACATGATTCGCGCCTACGGGGCCTGGGGCACCAAGACCATGTACGGCAAAGAATATGAGGGGGTCTTCCGCTACACCTATCTGATTGACCCCCAGGGCAGGGTGGCCCGGGTGTGGGAGAAGGTTAAGCCCGACGAGCACGCACACGAGGTAGCGGAAGCGCTAATCGAGTTACGACAACAAGCGGTATAA
- the rpiA gene encoding ribose-5-phosphate isomerase RpiA, whose protein sequence is MNSQDNFKQQAALEAVKYVQSGMVVGLGTGSTARYAVLELGRRLREGELSEVVAVPTSEATAMLAHDLGIPLAELGPQGVDLAIDGADEIAPDLSLVKGLGGALLREKIVEACARQFIVIADHTKKVSQLGRGVVPVEIVRFGYRATLHALGRMGQPTLRMDGDEFFYSDGGNLIVDVNFGPIANPEQLEVALKRIPGVVESGLFVGLANFAIVAGPEGLEYLGTRPN, encoded by the coding sequence ATGAACAGCCAGGATAACTTCAAACAACAAGCGGCCCTCGAGGCCGTCAAATATGTGCAGTCGGGTATGGTGGTGGGCCTTGGCACGGGCTCTACCGCCCGGTATGCGGTGCTGGAGCTGGGCCGCCGTTTGCGCGAGGGCGAGCTTTCGGAGGTGGTGGCTGTGCCCACCTCGGAGGCTACCGCCATGCTGGCGCATGACCTGGGGATTCCTCTGGCCGAGTTAGGGCCCCAGGGGGTTGACCTGGCCATAGACGGCGCCGACGAAATTGCCCCCGATCTTTCCCTAGTTAAAGGCTTGGGGGGAGCCTTGCTGCGCGAAAAAATTGTGGAGGCCTGCGCGCGCCAGTTTATTGTGATTGCCGACCACACCAAGAAAGTGAGCCAGCTAGGGCGTGGGGTGGTTCCGGTGGAGATTGTCCGCTTTGGCTATCGCGCCACCCTGCATGCGCTGGGGCGAATGGGGCAGCCTACCTTGCGTATGGATGGCGATGAATTTTTCTATAGCGATGGGGGCAACCTGATTGTGGATGTCAACTTTGGCCCAATTGCCAACCCCGAGCAGCTCGAGGTCGCGCTAAAACGCATCCCAGGCGTGGTGGAAAGCGGATTATTTGTGGGCCTGGCCAACTTTGCCATTGTGGCAGGCCCCGAGGGGCTGGAGTATCTGGGAACACGCCCCAACTAG
- the metG gene encoding methionine--tRNA ligase, producing MSKVFYETAAIDYANAAPHIGHVYEKIICDFLARFHRLDGYDTNFVTGTDEHGEKIARAAKNAGQEPQAFVDYVSEQLFQPTYQRLLISYDDYIRTTSERHKRYVQEILRKVYEAGDIYYAEYEGLYSVGAERFVTEKELVNGILPGDSEPPILRKEANYFFRMEKYRPWLLEYLAEHPDLIQPQAYRNEVLEMLKEPIGDLSISRPKDRVPWGIPIPWDENHVTYVWFDALLAYVSSLASRGLFEKYWPYAWHVIGKDILKPHAIFWPTMLKSAGLPIYRRLVVHGHILAMDGRKMGKSLGNAIDPLALLDKFGVDAVHYALLRDTTLGSDSPFGEEVVVQRLNADLANDLGNLLSRVRTMLLKYCGGVIPAASSPESDIAKAGVALAKKVRKEVEALRIHLALEEVLQYVRSLNKFVNDARPWELARDPGKKKELEDALYTAVEGLRIASVLLEPALPTKAKELRAALGLGDYTMAQTEVWGLSPAGTRIPEEAPILFPKLEVAEAKTDGAKPKATPSAEPQPTNGLIGIDDFAKVDFRVAEVVKAEKHPKADKLLVLTLNVGDHTRQVVSGIAQHYTPESLVGKKLVLVANLKPAVLRGVESQGMILAGEDDQGRIVVVTPEQDLPPGAKVR from the coding sequence GTGAGCAAAGTTTTCTACGAAACCGCCGCCATTGACTACGCCAACGCGGCCCCCCATATCGGGCACGTGTACGAGAAAATCATCTGTGACTTTCTGGCCCGTTTTCATCGCCTGGACGGCTACGACACCAATTTTGTTACCGGCACCGACGAACACGGAGAGAAAATCGCTCGAGCGGCCAAAAATGCAGGCCAGGAGCCCCAGGCTTTCGTAGACTATGTCTCCGAGCAGCTATTCCAGCCGACCTACCAGCGCCTGCTCATCAGCTACGACGACTACATTCGGACGACCTCCGAGCGCCACAAGCGCTACGTGCAGGAGATTCTGCGCAAGGTCTATGAGGCGGGCGATATTTACTATGCTGAATACGAGGGGCTTTATTCGGTGGGCGCAGAGCGCTTCGTGACCGAGAAAGAGCTGGTTAATGGCATTCTACCGGGCGATTCGGAGCCGCCCATCCTGCGCAAAGAGGCCAACTACTTCTTCCGCATGGAGAAATACCGCCCCTGGCTCTTGGAGTACCTGGCCGAGCACCCCGACCTCATCCAGCCCCAGGCGTACCGCAACGAGGTTCTGGAGATGCTCAAGGAACCCATAGGCGACCTTTCTATCTCCCGCCCCAAAGACCGCGTGCCCTGGGGCATTCCCATCCCCTGGGACGAAAATCATGTAACGTACGTCTGGTTCGATGCGCTTTTGGCCTACGTGTCCTCGCTGGCCAGCCGGGGGCTATTTGAGAAGTACTGGCCTTATGCCTGGCATGTAATCGGCAAGGATATCCTCAAACCCCACGCCATCTTCTGGCCCACCATGCTCAAGAGCGCTGGACTGCCCATCTATAGGCGCCTGGTGGTGCACGGGCACATCCTGGCCATGGATGGCCGCAAGATGGGTAAGAGCCTGGGTAACGCCATCGACCCCCTGGCTTTATTGGACAAGTTTGGCGTGGATGCAGTGCACTACGCCTTGTTGCGCGACACCACCCTGGGTTCGGATAGCCCCTTTGGGGAAGAGGTGGTGGTGCAGCGCCTCAACGCCGACCTGGCCAACGACCTGGGCAACCTGCTCTCGAGGGTGCGTACCATGCTGCTGAAGTACTGTGGGGGCGTTATTCCGGCTGCTTCGTCGCCAGAGTCCGATATTGCCAAAGCTGGGGTAGCCCTGGCCAAAAAGGTGCGTAAAGAGGTCGAGGCCCTGCGTATTCACCTGGCTTTGGAGGAAGTGCTACAGTACGTGCGCAGCCTCAATAAGTTTGTCAACGATGCCAGGCCCTGGGAACTGGCCCGCGATCCTGGTAAAAAGAAAGAGCTGGAAGATGCCCTGTATACGGCAGTGGAAGGGTTGCGCATTGCCAGCGTGCTTTTAGAGCCTGCCCTTCCGACCAAGGCCAAAGAACTGCGGGCGGCCCTGGGGCTTGGGGACTACACCATGGCCCAGACCGAAGTCTGGGGACTTTCGCCCGCGGGCACGCGTATTCCCGAAGAGGCCCCCATTTTATTCCCCAAGCTCGAGGTTGCCGAAGCAAAAACCGATGGCGCGAAGCCCAAAGCTACGCCTTCTGCCGAGCCTCAACCGACCAACGGCCTCATCGGCATTGACGACTTTGCCAAAGTCGACTTTAGAGTAGCTGAGGTGGTCAAGGCAGAGAAGCACCCCAAAGCCGACAAACTGCTGGTGCTGACGCTGAACGTGGGCGACCACACCCGGCAGGTGGTCTCGGGCATTGCCCAGCACTACACGCCCGAGAGCCTGGTGGGCAAAAAGCTGGTGCTGGTGGCCAACCTCAAGCCAGCCGTTTTGCGCGGGGTTGAGTCGCAGGGCATGATTCTGGCTGGCGAAGATGATCAGGGCAGAATTGTGGTGGTTACGCCCGAACAAGACCTGCCGCCCGGCGCAAAGGTGCGATAA
- the aroH gene encoding chorismate mutase, producing MMRGVRGAITVDEDSREAILSATRELLQKMLEANQITDFDTIGAMFFTLTDDLRAAFPAEAARQLGMQMVPLINSREIPVPGALSRVIRVMMLWNTDLPQKQVKHVYLREAVRLRPDLESAQ from the coding sequence ATGATGCGAGGAGTTCGTGGCGCCATTACAGTCGACGAGGATAGCCGGGAAGCCATCCTGAGCGCTACCCGCGAGCTGCTGCAAAAGATGCTCGAGGCCAACCAGATCACCGATTTTGACACCATAGGGGCCATGTTCTTCACCCTGACCGACGACCTGCGGGCTGCTTTCCCGGCAGAAGCCGCGCGGCAACTGGGGATGCAGATGGTTCCCCTGATCAACTCCCGCGAGATTCCGGTTCCCGGCGCTTTGTCCAGGGTCATCCGGGTGATGATGCTGTGGAACACCGACCTTCCCCAAAAACAGGTCAAACACGTATATCTGCGTGAAGCCGTGCGCCTGCGCCCGGATCTGGAGAGCGCGCAGTAG
- the rpmE gene encoding 50S ribosomal protein L31: MKEKIHPKLVPCKIICNGEVVMQTYSTKPEIHVEVWSGNHPFWTGQQRFVDTEGRVEKFQKKFGGTYGKKAKK; the protein is encoded by the coding sequence ATGAAAGAGAAAATTCACCCCAAGCTGGTTCCCTGCAAGATCATCTGCAACGGCGAGGTGGTCATGCAAACCTACAGCACCAAGCCCGAGATTCACGTCGAAGTATGGAGCGGAAACCACCCGTTCTGGACCGGTCAGCAGCGCTTTGTGGACACCGAAGGCCGGGTCGAGAAGTTCCAGAAGAAGTTCGGTGGTACTTACGGCAAGAAGGCCAAAAAGTAA